A genomic stretch from Sulfobacillus thermosulfidooxidans includes:
- a CDS encoding DUF444 family protein, which yields MDLYDHKGELDRQWYLRKLSQAIKAKLPELITQEAVMGSAPDQRIRVAVRKLEEPDFRYQPQGSAGQGNGLGPGQEGGDDVVWIELTTEEIMDLLLEDLKLPRLDDKPRGVLHGEEDRYDDISTHGPWSNIDKRRSLYQAAKQGRDYLTQDDLRYRSWRTYPKPVTAAVITLVRDASGSMDESKRYLSKSAAWWLVQWIRRQYRYAEIRYFLHTTVPVEVDEKDFFNREITGGTAILSTYQTILQLWDHDFPHEDWNRYLLHFSDGDIWSDYGRELIEIIQTLLSTSSLLGYFEVEGHKGVSPLWSLFRKSAELGGHFHPAMRMAKIDSKEHILPAIRAVIDGHGS from the coding sequence ATGGATCTCTATGACCACAAAGGCGAACTGGATCGCCAATGGTATTTAAGGAAACTGAGTCAAGCGATTAAGGCAAAATTGCCAGAACTGATTACGCAAGAAGCCGTGATGGGAAGTGCGCCAGATCAACGCATTCGTGTCGCGGTTCGGAAACTGGAAGAACCCGATTTTCGTTACCAGCCCCAGGGATCCGCCGGACAAGGCAATGGTCTTGGACCCGGTCAAGAGGGCGGGGACGATGTGGTCTGGATTGAATTGACCACAGAAGAAATCATGGATTTGCTGCTTGAGGATTTAAAACTCCCCCGGTTAGATGACAAGCCACGAGGTGTGTTACATGGGGAAGAAGATCGCTATGACGACATCTCAACACACGGACCGTGGTCTAATATCGATAAACGGCGGAGCCTCTATCAAGCGGCCAAGCAAGGCCGCGATTATTTAACCCAGGATGACTTGCGTTACCGGAGTTGGCGTACGTATCCCAAGCCGGTCACCGCTGCGGTGATTACTCTCGTTCGTGATGCGTCGGGCTCTATGGACGAATCTAAACGCTATCTTTCCAAATCGGCCGCGTGGTGGCTTGTTCAATGGATTCGCCGTCAATACCGTTACGCCGAAATTCGGTATTTCTTGCATACAACCGTGCCGGTAGAAGTGGATGAAAAAGATTTTTTCAACCGAGAAATTACTGGGGGAACCGCGATTTTATCGACCTATCAAACGATTTTGCAATTGTGGGATCATGATTTTCCTCATGAGGATTGGAATCGGTATTTATTACATTTTTCTGATGGTGATATTTGGTCAGATTACGGCCGGGAACTCATAGAAATTATTCAGACCCTGTTATCCACCTCATCGCTGTTGGGGTATTTCGAAGTGGAAGGACACAAAGGCGTATCGCCCCTGTGGTCTTTGTTCCGCAAGAGCGCCGAACTCGGCGGTCATTTTCATCCGGCCATGCGGATGGCCAAGATTGATAGCAAGGAGCATATTCTTCCCGCGATTCGCGCTGTCATCGATGGCCATGGCAGCTAA
- a CDS encoding SpoVR family protein — protein MVHGTLDDWVKEMDELVHAHGLTPLPTEFHLVSDEDIYTLSSYFAPGRYRHWTHGERYWMAKQRDEQGLGRIYELVVNGDPALAYLLDKNADAYNVLVIGHVLGHTDFFARNQFLSAVRRPNIGMWFREHAEWLEDLHRQRSFSRVEKLIDAAHTLYQLVDPYYRAPDFVRIPDKEKSKGQQRSFDWVKELYEPKALDHDDDVSYVPAYKIWPYTQDVLALVADFGHLADEERMALRMLREEMLYFQPQARTKFMNEGWATFWHVRLTREFSQWDAQDHIEAMRMHALVTQSRNFFNPYYFGWTLWELISELHGLDTCFQIVAEQTDLQWINQWITPDLVRLAQDKNLWPLERPIDPQDPNKGTEYYPVEDLMRDVQRVFLPDTPEIFVEQIDAQSHRLDLIYHGDKPLHKDYTQDVLNAIAYLWGGDVMLTSAHKIWYGNEADWRRRA, from the coding sequence ATGGTCCACGGAACATTAGACGACTGGGTCAAAGAGATGGATGAGTTAGTGCATGCTCATGGACTCACTCCTCTGCCGACCGAATTTCACCTCGTATCCGATGAAGATATCTATACTTTATCATCTTACTTTGCGCCAGGACGGTATCGTCACTGGACCCATGGAGAACGGTATTGGATGGCTAAACAGCGGGATGAACAAGGTCTCGGGAGGATTTATGAGCTTGTGGTTAATGGCGACCCGGCCTTAGCCTACTTGCTGGATAAGAACGCGGATGCTTATAACGTTCTTGTCATCGGCCATGTTTTAGGCCATACCGATTTTTTTGCTCGCAACCAATTTCTCAGTGCCGTGCGTCGGCCCAATATCGGGATGTGGTTTCGCGAACATGCCGAGTGGTTGGAAGATCTTCACCGTCAGCGCAGCTTTTCCCGCGTGGAGAAGCTTATTGATGCCGCTCATACGCTCTATCAATTGGTTGACCCGTATTACCGAGCACCGGATTTTGTCCGTATTCCCGATAAAGAAAAGAGTAAAGGCCAACAACGTTCGTTTGATTGGGTGAAAGAGCTGTATGAACCCAAAGCCCTCGACCACGATGATGACGTGAGCTATGTGCCGGCGTATAAGATCTGGCCTTATACTCAGGATGTTTTGGCTTTGGTTGCAGATTTCGGCCATTTGGCAGATGAAGAACGCATGGCTTTACGGATGTTGCGGGAGGAAATGCTGTATTTTCAGCCCCAAGCGCGGACGAAGTTCATGAACGAAGGATGGGCAACATTTTGGCATGTTCGCCTCACCCGGGAATTTTCGCAATGGGACGCCCAAGATCATATTGAAGCCATGCGTATGCATGCTCTCGTCACGCAAAGCCGCAATTTCTTTAATCCGTACTACTTTGGGTGGACATTGTGGGAGCTTATTAGCGAACTTCATGGACTCGATACGTGCTTTCAGATTGTTGCGGAACAAACAGATTTGCAGTGGATCAACCAGTGGATTACGCCAGACTTGGTGCGATTGGCACAAGACAAAAATTTGTGGCCGTTAGAGCGTCCTATTGACCCGCAAGATCCAAACAAAGGAACAGAATATTATCCAGTTGAGGATTTGATGCGAGATGTCCAGCGGGTTTTTCTTCCCGATACTCCCGAAATATTTGTGGAGCAAATTGATGCCCAAAGCCATCGGCTGGACTTGATATACCATGGTGACAAACCCCTGCACAAAGATTACACCCAGGATGTTTTGAATGCGATTGCTTACTTGTGGGGTGGAGATGTGATGCTGACCAGTGCGCACAAAATCTGGTATGGCAATGAAGCCGATTGGAGAAGGAGGGCTTAA
- a CDS encoding MFS transporter, translated as MTARKYAVLAVTSLGALLSALNFSTLIIALPDLIRSLSISLLSAMWIMMAYMVAQTVIVLMAGSLADRFGRRRLYILGMLIFTVVSLIAGFVHSAPWLIALRVLQGTGGAMLMANSAAIVADAFDPHELGRALGINVMVVAVGQIIGPVLGGWLTTDYGWQWTFWFNVPFGIIAVFFAVKVLGLSFQPMKSPAQSFDALGVVSYVLAVSGLLIALTWGSIKHWDQWAVYLGFIAFVIFMPVFLWNEMRAKEPILHLSLFKNRTFGFGNISAALLAISRMAILFLLIFYFQGPKGDSALKAGILSIPLAAGMLVFAPISGWMADFLGALLPTTLGTVLTVVGLVGLGLDIQVQTPYWQLALWMIIAGIGSGLFNSPNTSNIMNAAGVNRRGEASGIRSLTTNTGMLVSVAFSLVLVTQSIPKSAMLAIFAGTVRGIPPHEARGSIAGFIEGLHLAFLVMAFIALLATVLSILRADSVRLHPSRSLDSIKHTGP; from the coding sequence ATGACGGCGAGAAAATACGCCGTGTTAGCGGTAACGAGTTTAGGGGCACTGCTTTCTGCATTGAATTTCAGCACGCTGATTATTGCGTTGCCCGATCTTATCCGCAGTTTGTCGATCTCACTATTATCGGCCATGTGGATCATGATGGCTTATATGGTGGCCCAAACCGTCATCGTGTTGATGGCAGGAAGTTTAGCGGACCGCTTTGGCCGCCGACGCCTGTATATTTTAGGCATGCTTATTTTTACCGTAGTCTCTTTGATCGCGGGCTTCGTGCATTCGGCTCCATGGCTCATCGCTTTAAGAGTCTTGCAAGGAACGGGTGGAGCCATGTTAATGGCGAATAGCGCGGCGATTGTGGCTGATGCCTTTGACCCTCACGAATTAGGCCGTGCGCTCGGCATTAATGTGATGGTTGTGGCTGTGGGCCAAATTATTGGTCCCGTGTTAGGGGGATGGCTGACGACGGATTACGGCTGGCAATGGACGTTTTGGTTTAATGTGCCCTTTGGGATTATAGCGGTATTTTTTGCCGTAAAAGTGTTAGGCTTATCCTTCCAGCCTATGAAATCGCCTGCCCAATCGTTCGATGCTTTAGGGGTGGTCAGCTATGTTCTGGCTGTGAGTGGTTTATTGATCGCGCTCACGTGGGGATCTATCAAACATTGGGATCAATGGGCTGTCTATCTTGGCTTTATAGCTTTTGTCATCTTCATGCCCGTATTTCTTTGGAACGAAATGCGTGCCAAAGAACCTATTTTACATTTGAGCTTGTTTAAAAACCGTACCTTTGGTTTTGGCAACATCTCTGCTGCCCTTTTAGCCATATCGCGTATGGCGATTTTGTTTTTGCTCATCTTTTATTTTCAGGGCCCGAAAGGTGATAGTGCCCTTAAGGCCGGGATTTTGTCTATTCCTTTAGCAGCGGGGATGCTGGTTTTCGCCCCGATTTCGGGCTGGATGGCGGATTTTTTGGGGGCATTGCTGCCCACCACGTTAGGAACGGTCTTGACTGTCGTAGGCTTAGTGGGTCTAGGCTTAGATATCCAGGTACAAACCCCGTACTGGCAGCTGGCCTTGTGGATGATCATAGCTGGCATTGGCTCAGGCCTTTTTAATTCGCCGAATACCAGCAATATCATGAACGCGGCCGGGGTCAACAGGCGGGGAGAAGCCTCCGGCATCAGGTCATTGACCACCAATACCGGTATGCTTGTTTCCGTAGCTTTTTCCCTCGTGTTGGTTACTCAAAGCATTCCAAAATCCGCTATGTTAGCAATCTTTGCCGGAACTGTCCGCGGCATTCCCCCGCATGAAGCCCGGGGATCCATTGCCGGATTTATTGAGGGGCTCCACCTGGCATTTTTGGTCATGGCATTTATTGCTTTATTGGCTACCGTCTTGTCTATTCTTCGTGCCGACTCCGTGAGACTGCACCCTTCCCGGTCGTTGGATTCGATCAAACATACGGGCCCTTGA
- a CDS encoding sugar transferase — protein MRYIKRLFDITVSFILLVVFSWLLVLIALLIRLDSPGPAIFVQTRIGKDGRPFRMWKFRTMYYGAEKRWQPPAPEEALHYKFQDEGDLRITKIGRFLRRSSLDELPQLFNVLVGQMSLVGPRPEIPEMVALYPAYAHERHRMRPGITGLAQVMGRGDLTLEESLKWDLDYCTHWTFWLDLVILWKTMTSVLRRQGAY, from the coding sequence ATGCGTTACATTAAACGTCTTTTTGATATCACGGTATCCTTCATCTTGTTGGTTGTTTTTAGTTGGCTTTTGGTGCTCATTGCCTTGTTGATTCGCCTGGATTCGCCGGGACCAGCGATCTTTGTGCAAACCCGCATTGGCAAAGATGGACGACCGTTTCGCATGTGGAAATTTCGCACCATGTATTATGGAGCCGAGAAAAGATGGCAACCGCCGGCTCCTGAGGAAGCTCTGCATTACAAATTTCAAGATGAAGGGGATCTGCGCATTACTAAAATTGGACGATTTCTGCGTCGATCTTCTCTTGACGAGTTGCCCCAGCTTTTCAATGTCTTGGTGGGTCAGATGTCCCTGGTCGGTCCACGGCCAGAAATTCCGGAAATGGTGGCATTATATCCGGCTTATGCGCATGAACGGCACCGCATGCGTCCTGGCATAACAGGATTAGCCCAGGTTATGGGACGGGGAGATTTAACGCTTGAAGAAAGCTTAAAATGGGATTTGGATTATTGTACACATTGGACATTCTGGCTGGATTTGGTCATTTTATGGAAAACGATGACGTCAGTATTGCGTCGTCAAGGCGCATATTAA
- a CDS encoding chromate transporter, whose amino-acid sequence MAKWVQLFWGFFKVGILGYGGGPGSISLIQAISVNGYHWMDNTQFAEMLAIGNALPGPIATKLAAAIGWQVGGVMGAISALVGVVLPSLVLMLGLYQVLLAHKSNPYVIGLIRGVKPIVIVLLVLLILDLIPGTFPAHRYVIPLVIFILGLVAIKEMKISPVLVIIGSMITGALLLR is encoded by the coding sequence GTGGCTAAGTGGGTGCAGTTATTTTGGGGATTCTTTAAAGTTGGCATTTTGGGCTATGGGGGTGGGCCCGGTTCTATTTCCTTAATCCAGGCTATCTCGGTGAACGGCTATCACTGGATGGACAATACGCAGTTTGCGGAAATGCTCGCTATCGGCAATGCTCTGCCCGGACCCATTGCCACAAAATTGGCTGCGGCCATTGGATGGCAGGTCGGCGGTGTGATGGGAGCCATCAGTGCCTTGGTGGGAGTGGTTTTGCCCTCTTTGGTCTTAATGTTGGGATTATATCAAGTGCTTCTGGCACACAAGTCTAATCCCTACGTAATTGGACTGATTCGCGGGGTCAAACCCATTGTGATTGTGTTACTGGTCTTATTGATTTTAGATTTAATTCCGGGAACTTTTCCGGCTCATCGCTACGTTATTCCTCTGGTGATTTTTATTCTGGGACTCGTCGCCATTAAAGAAATGAAAATTTCGCCGGTTTTAGTGATTATTGGCTCAATGATTACCGGAGCCTTGTTGCTGCGCTGA
- a CDS encoding MerR family transcriptional regulator, which translates to MDIPHEMQIGELAQLCQTTTRTLRYYEDVGLIEPIRRLDGGFRVYDGRTIQRIRHIQELKELLGWSLEEIRQVIQAEDAIENLRTQYQRSHSPQERLEVLARAAIVVQGELELVNERMNRLGEMKQALEQKLLRYDQLSQDLKQQIKDHRSES; encoded by the coding sequence GTGGATATTCCTCATGAAATGCAAATTGGTGAATTAGCGCAACTGTGTCAGACCACAACGCGCACACTGCGCTATTACGAGGATGTGGGTTTAATTGAACCGATTAGACGGCTTGACGGAGGTTTTCGGGTGTATGATGGGCGCACCATTCAACGCATTCGGCATATCCAGGAATTAAAAGAGTTGTTGGGCTGGTCTCTTGAGGAAATTCGGCAGGTCATCCAGGCTGAAGATGCTATTGAAAATCTTCGCACCCAATATCAAAGGTCTCATTCGCCCCAGGAACGATTAGAGGTATTAGCACGTGCAGCCATTGTGGTCCAAGGTGAGCTGGAATTAGTGAATGAACGCATGAACCGGCTTGGTGAGATGAAACAAGCCCTCGAACAAAAGCTACTGCGATATGACCAATTATCCCAAGATCTCAAACAACAAATCAAAGATCACCGGAGCGAATCATGA